One part of the Entelurus aequoreus isolate RoL-2023_Sb linkage group LG05, RoL_Eaeq_v1.1, whole genome shotgun sequence genome encodes these proteins:
- the LOC133650116 gene encoding cytochrome c oxidase assembly factor 4 homolog, mitochondrial-like isoform X2: MASPHERSGRGEDGEDDPVDRMISRTGCAELHYAVQECMAERQDWRACQDHVRAFKACMLDYQQTRAEELRRRPASTETTPGSGG; this comes from the coding sequence ATGGCGTCTCCCCACGAGCGCAGCGGGAGGGGCGAGGACGGCGAGGACGACCCCGTGGACCGCATGATCTCCCGCACGGGCTGCGCCGAGCTGCACTACGCCGTGCAGGAGTGCATGGCCGAGCGTCAGGACTGGCGGGCGTGTCAGGACCACGTGCGCGCCTTCAAGGCCTGCATGCTGGACTACCAGCAGACGCGCGCGGAGGAACTGAGGCGGCGGCCGGCGAGCACGGAGACCACGCCCGGCTCTGGAG
- the LOC133649496 gene encoding olfactory receptor 8G17-like — MSWFNPAADENVSLVRPDYFVISGLSGVRHIQLYYVFLFLLYLLSLLGNGAVMAVICLDRGLRTPKYVAVFNLALVDVLGSSALVPKLLDIFLLGHRRIAYGECLAFLFFCYTSLCMQSFNLLALAYDRLLAITFPLHYPVRMTHRRMLSLIAASWLLAVVLVLAAAGLLTRLSFCRSLVINSYFCDHGQIYRLACNSHFPSYVVSCVYPVVIFWLPLAFILLSYVSIGCALAKVAAAAERLKAFKTCVAHLSLVAVYFVPLLVTFTLMENIHPHARIINLSLTSVFPPAFNPIIYTLQTQEIKESLKKLLAGRRRGKVAAGRHAAVC, encoded by the coding sequence ATGAGCTGGTTCAACCCCGCCGCCGACGAGAACGTGTCGCTGGTGCGCCCCGACTACTTCGTCATCAGCGGGCTGTCGGGCGTCCGCCACATCCAGCTGTACTACGTCTTCCTCTTCCTGCTCTACCTGCTCTCGCTGCTGGGCAACGGCGCCGTCATGGCCGTCATCTGCCTGGACCGCGGGCTGCGGACGCCCAAGTACGTGGCGGTCTTCAACCTGGCCCTGGTGGACGTGCTGGGCAGCTCGGCGCTGGTGCCCAAGCTGCTGGACATCTTCCTGCTGGGCCACCGCCGCATCGCGTACGGCGAGTGCCTGGCGTTCCTCTTCTTCTGCTACACCTCGCTGTGCATGCAGTCCTTCAACCTGCTGGCGCTGGCCTACGACCGCCTGCTGGCCATCACCTTCCCGCTGCACTACCCGGTGCGCATGACCCACCGCCGCATGCTGTCGCTCATCGCCGCCTCCTGGCTGCTGGCGGTGGTGCTGGTGCTGGCGGCGGCGGGCCTGCTGACGCGGCTGTCCTTCTGCCGCTCGCTGGTCATCAACAGCTACTTCTGCGACCACGGCCAGATCTACCGGCTGGCGTGCAACAGCCACTTCCCCAGCTACGTGGTCAGCTGCGTCTACCCCGTGGTGATCTTCTGGCTGCCGCTGGCCTTCATCCTGCTCAGCTACGTCTCCATCGGCTGCGCCCTGGCCAAGGTGGCGGCCGCGGCGGAGCGCCTGAAGGCCTTCAAGACCTGCGTGGCGCACCTGTCGCTGGTGGCCGTCTACTTCGTGCCGCTGCTCGTCACCTTCACGCTCATGGAGAACATCCACCCCCACGCCAGGATCATCAACCTGTCGCTCACCTCCGTCTTCCCGCCCGCCTTCAACCCCATCATCTACACGCTGCAGACGCAGGAGATCAAGGAGTCGCTCAAGAAGCTGCTCGCCGGACGCCGCAGGGGCAAGGTGGCCGCCGGCAGGCACGCCGCCGTCTGCTGA
- the LOC133650116 gene encoding cytochrome c oxidase assembly factor 4 homolog, mitochondrial-like isoform X1, which translates to MASPHERSGRGEDGEDDPVDRMISRTGCAELHYAVQECMAERQDWRACQDHVRAFKACMLDYQQTRAEELRRRPASTETTPGSGG; encoded by the exons ATGGCGTCTCCCCACGAGCGCAGCGGGAGGGGCGAGGACGGCGAGGACGACCCCGTGGACCGCATGATCTCCCGCACGGGCTGCGCCGAGCTGCACTACGCCGTGCAGGAGTGCATGGCCGAGCGTCAGGACTGGCGGGCGTGTCAGGACCACGTGCGCGCCTTCAAGGCCTGCATGCTGGACTACCAGCAGACGCGCGCGGAGGAACTGAGGCGGCGGCCGGCGAGCACGGAGACCACGCCCGGCTCTGGAG gatAA